Genomic segment of Citrus sinensis cultivar Valencia sweet orange chromosome 7, DVS_A1.0, whole genome shotgun sequence:
GATGGGTTTGGGTCCCACCACATGTTTGTGGCTCAGGGGTCATGGCCTCCAGcccaaaatccaaaaatttaaattatatgaagTATGTGGGGTTTGGGCGATAAAAATCTTGCCTTTTTGGGGTTCTGAACTACGtgtagattttatttttttttgctattttctaaatttttacttaatgaCAACTTGATTTCTTCTCCACCATGTGAGTGGGTTCAAActtaaaatcatttataacaccttatcaaattttatcagTAAGCTAATTGAAAACTTGCATATGGAGTGTTTGCTTGAAAGTAAGAGAAAAGATCACcaaaagttttaatatttatctcaTTAAACAATTAGAACccttcatttaaaaaaaaaaattgaacttcCTAGATCATTACCATATTCTTCAATGTATAATTTTGGACGAAAAATCctttccatatatatatatatatatatccactCATgtgataaaatcaaataaattattttaatattcacaGTAATTAAATATGTCAACAAATTAAGAAGTAACATGTGTCTCCAACTTCAAATTTGCAAAGGAAGCAACCAAGGAGCAAACATTACATTTATATAATCCAAAATTCTTTTAGATATTTGATGACACTGAAACATTCAAAGTAGGAAGAGCCAATCACACGATTCACAACTCACAAGTCACAACCATCTCCCTCCCTCAGTCCTAacctttcaaatttcaatgtcccaaaaaataataataattcttctAATCTTCTCTCTCCACCAACCTTGACTTCTCCATCGCCcaccttaaaattaaaaagcaattaatttttctttactttggCCAGTTGCCCGCCCTCTGGCGCCAAATAAAGTTATAGAAACAATTAAAACGTGCTTgaaactaatattttaaaacatttatttgtggataaaaagaaagcaaCCAAGCAAAGACAACTCATACCCAGACAAGTTGAAGGAACGTACTTTCTAAGGCCACCACCACACCATTCATTATACATATAAAGCAAAGAGTATGTTTTCTTCTTCACCAAAAGTTGATCCACAGAAAGTTTATTTGTCTTCTCAATTCTTATTCCAAAAGGCTACAAGCATGTCAAGTTCGGGCCAGAAATCATCGAGCGTTGCTCAAACATGCAACCTTTTGAGCCAGTACTTCAAGGAAAATGGAAGATTTGCTTCAAAACCTGCAGCTAATCAAggtacaagttttttttttttattgcattcaCATGGGGGTTTGAGTTGTTTTTGGTTGAGCTTGCATGGAGATTCAGAGATGAAATCTGagcaaattttgtttttttatgatttatttttcaggTAATGAATCGGATTCAAGGCAGCAAGCAACAACAATGAATTTGTTGCCAAACCTGGAAAATTCTGCTGAGATTTCAAAACAAGATGTAAAAGCCAATGATTTCTTTGCAAACATCCCAAGTTTGGCCGCCTCCAATGTGATGAATGAAGCCATATCGGGGCAAGGAACCTCTCAAATGACGATATTCTACGCTGGAAAAGTGTTTGTTTTCAGCGACTTCCCTGCAGAAAAGGCAAAGGAAATCATGGCCTTAGCCACCAAAGCAGCAAGCTCTAATGTTATTCCAGACTTGAATATGGCTTCCACTTTTcgcaacaacaacaatgatGCAACCCCACTTCAGTTCCCAAGTGCCTCTCTTCAACGTTtctttgataaaagaaaagaaaggtaaCAAGTTGTTATCAATCTGTTTTCTATTTCCCCTTTTCGGGTAAAACTTCCTTCTTGTTTATGaaatgagtaatttttttaatatatattaatgctTGCATGGCCTTGTAATTTCCAGGGCTGCAGCAAGAGCACCATACCAAGTAAAGAATCCTTCTTCAATGGCGGCTGCGCCTGCAAAACCAGAAGATCAAGGCAAGTATCCAGGCCTGGAGCTTGAAGGTCAATCTTCAAAACAGCTTGATCTGAACTTATAGTGGAACTGTTCGCCATCCTATTGAACTTATAGATCCATAGGCTTtatacttgaaattgaaatccTTTGTCATGATGTACTTGTTAGATCTTTTCTACTTTTGATTCATACAGATTTTGTAACTACTACTActaatttactattaattttcaagGAGCATATAGACATCATGTTCTTTTTGATGCAGTTTTGTGaattatgtttgttatttCCACCAAATTGAGGTTCCTAAAGCAACCTCTTTCAATCTCGTTGTATCATTAACAAGATGGAAGATCAATGTCAAGATCGTCCAAAGCGTATCAATGgtgtgatttaattacttattattattttgagaatttgttatgcgtgcataaaaataatatggacTGGGGGCATCTGCTCAAAAACCGTGTGGGCTCGGGTTGTTATGTACgtatttgatttgaaaaacaTTTTACAATAAGCAAATATAAAAGGGTAAAGTCGTTGAACCTTCCGAAATTGaactcaatttttattaaaaaagctttatattaaatattctCTCGGCAAGAGCATAACTTATATAAGCTccatttactaaaaaaaaaaaaaaaaaaaaaaccaatctTGTTCAATGGTTTTGAgactttaatttgtttgcttGCCAATTTTCAGTTCTTCACGTATTGTAACAATCTCATCTGTCATAAGAAAATACAGGAAGTGATGTTTGTTTAGTATGTAACATTTTGAACTAATGATATTCACTGATATGAAATCAAATATGAAGTCAATGCTTCCATTTCTTTTGTTCGGTTACCCAATTTGTTAGTCTATCTCTGATTAGCCAAACAATTCTAATTTTTGAGCCATAAAACaggattttcaaaatctaaagcTACCTTAGCCAGACAATGAGTAACAGCGAGTAATAGCATTACAACCTCTTGCAACGAATTGAATTGAGGACCAATTCTGACCCTTCAAGCTTGTCTGAGTTTCTGTAATTGTCCAAGGGATTTCAGTCTTGCTACCCTTCCTGTCTAAACAGAGATCCACCACTTCTGTTGAGTCTGATTCAATTATCATTGGCACACATTCTGTCTGTTGAGCAGTTTGAATACTAAACATAAAAGCTTCAGTGCCCAGACACGCGACATTTCCCTTGCTAGGAAACTCTCTGAACTGCTGCAGCAACAATCTTGCCACTTTAGTTTCTAATCACTGCCCCCAAACCTGCCTTCTGATCTGAAGTTTTGATAGCAGCATCTACATTCACTTTGTACCAACCGTTTGGAGGTGGAGCCCATGTCTGTTGCCTACCTCTATGATGCCTTTAAATAGCTTGATCAGTTGGAATTTTAATTCTCCTCATAGACTCCGCAATGGCCACTGCTCTAGCAACTAATAATTGGAAATCTTCTTGCTTGCATTCATAGACAAAAGGATTCCTCGAGTGTCAAATGGCCCAACACACTGCAACTATCAGTTCCAAATCTTTCTTGTTTCTCTTCATAGCTAATTCCTGGAGCCAGCAGCttcacatcatcatcataaaatCTTGTCAATTTCCAAACCTTTCGAGCAATCTTGCAATCCATCGATCTGCACGATTGGAGAAGAATAGATGCAGCATGGACCTATTCATAATTCCTTCAACTCTCTACAAAAAAGCAAATTGCAACAAGGAATATAAGGTGAAGTTATAGACTGAACTGGTATAGATGCACAAAGTGGATAACTAGTATGATGATGCAGCATAACAGATTTTGTGGGCATAGACGGACCTCATTTGATGATGCCAACCTGATTTTTATGATAAGGCAAAGAGTCACAGAATGTAGTTTGCTAATAATCACTTGTTTCCACAGCATAGGCCTTGGGGCCTTGGCTGATCCTACGCATGCATATATACTACATATCATTACATCATATCAACTGAAAGTAGAATTGGCATTGACCTGTAGATATCACTTCAAGGAGAAAATGCGACATTTCTCTTGGGCTAATTCAGGAGAGCCTGAGCCATGAATAATGTCATTACCTTATCTGGCTAATGTTTTTCTCTAATGCTGGATATATTAAGACGGGAAAAAGGTTCTAGAGGAAATCATGCCATTAACCAGTAGAGTTGCCTATGATTGATATTGATAGGCATTCCAGAAGCAGCCAATCACCAAATCTCACAAGACAGTGGACCTATAAACAACATATAAACCAAGTATGAAGAACATCACAAAATAGGAGCAAAAACAACCAGTGGGGATGCGTCATTATAGCCTCACGGCATCAGTAGACCCAATTAATACATACCAATCAGGAAGAGCATTTCCTGTTTTCAAAACCAGCTGCAATATTTGGCCATTTGCAGCAAACAATGAACTTTGGCATCTAAGATGCTACCTAAACAAGTGCATTCAGAAATCCTTATGATCAGATTCAGAGCTACATAAAAATCTAGGCAACCTGGCAATTAAGCAGCATCATATGCTACTTTCAATGCCCAACATCTATCAAATACAGAACAATGCCTACAACTAGTTAGGTCCAACAACAAGGGTCTTtcagaaaatttcaaaaactgGAATTGCTTATGAAAGCAGCTGATTTTGGATTGCCACAATGGACCAATAATCTGGAGGATGGTAATACCTTAATGTGTACTAATAAATCAAGCATCGGCACCACCTTCAAACCAATGTCTGATTTCGTACCAATTAGTCTAGGTAAACAACTAGTCATCAGGAACATCCAAAGAATGACTGATTAAAGCTACATAgtgcaaagacaataatgAGGAGTTCAATTTAATTGACATCAGTCATAAAGAACCTCTTACACATAAAAACTACAGAGGAGTAAAATATATCTTGTCACGTGTCAACCAGAAAGGAGCTCCCTGGAGAGTGATCTGAGTGTGAGGTCGCCGGACTCGAGCCTCACCATTTTGATACCATCAGTATAAATCGATCGGGCTTTACCATAGCtgttattttctcttctctcacTTCCATTGCTCAAAGACCTACATTGACCTGGACATTTTAAGGCTAGAGGTTAGTACGAAAACATGCCTACCGTTTTCCACATTGATCAAGATTCAGATTACAAATTCAATTCTACACCCATGTTACCCATTGTTACCCTACATATCCTTCCGTTGAAACATAAGAAACATAAAACTTCTCTATGAATATAACTTATCTAAACCATATAGTCcatgaaaaatggaaaaaacaATGGAACTTCAATTTCTGCAGCTCCATCTAACACAACTAATACTGCCGAGAGAGCAATTTATCAATTCTACTTCTAAACACTACATAaacagaaaaaacaaaaaaggtattAGAATGACAAATTTGACCACGTTTCATTCTGTTATACCCGTatgataagaaattttaagcttcaaatataatcattttctCTCTTGCTTTACTGCATATTCTCACCAGCCAAACAATACCCTTTTTGCTTTCCtaacatattttttacaaTCGAACACGCTGACAATGAAGAGTCAATCCACCAAATTACACTccgcaaattattatttttatatatgaaaatcaatacgaatgaagaaatgaatataaaaaacgTGCACCTTGAAAGTTCTCTTAAATGCAGAGAATTCACTGCATGGAAGAGAGTTATACTGCATTGAaggacaaaatgaaaaatgaacgATTCATTCATTCTGTCAAGAGTTGGATATTGGAAACTCGAAGCTGGCTACACACAGCGTTTTGAAACGTGGGTGCAGTTGTTTGATACTTTTGAAAGACTATTATTGCCTCTTGGTATTGGAACAAAGATCGTGTAGTTCGATgatatttatcttctttcgCGAAAAACAGATGACATTTCTTAGAAGCATTGAAATAAACAATGACATGTCGTTTTATACATAAAAGTGCAGAAGAGGTTTGTCGGAGACTCGTAGAATTTCACTTTATGGGAAAGACAAAATGGTTTCACCCTTTCCTATGAACGACCAATCGACGACTCGTGCACCAACAATATTCTGACGTGGCTTTTTCTTGTTGGCTAGTACTACCTCCAATTACACAGGCTCCGTAACTTTATCATCTCAGTgtcaacaaaaaaatcattatataaataatctcCCTGTATCCATTCATTTCCCGTTTGTCCCTCtctcaccttttttttttttggttttttttttcttttcctcattTTCTCGAGAAACCCTAACGAAATTTTCTCGGGAACCAAACATTTTACACCTTCTCGGATTCTGAAGGAAAATGCAGCACCAGAGGctgaagcagcagcagcagcagcaacaacaagCACTGATGCAGCAAGCGCTTCTCCAACAACAGTCTCTCTATCATCCCGGCCTCTTAGCCGCTCCTCAGGTCCAATTTCTCGTCTCTTCAATTTTTCGTTCGCGCGTTGTTTCTCGTCGCTTCTGTGAATAAACGATGCCGTGATTTCGATTGTGTTTTCACGATTTCAAGCTTTGATTTGTTCGCGTTATTTAGGGTTAGCTTATGTGATTTCGATgttcttatttgttttgattttgaattttctagCTTTCCTAGAGTTaggttttgatgattcttGTTTTGTAAAGGTTGTTCAAATTTCTGGGTTTTTGTAATC
This window contains:
- the LOC102616825 gene encoding protein TIFY 10A-like gives rise to the protein MFSSSPKVDPQKVYLSSQFLFQKATSMSSSGQKSSSVAQTCNLLSQYFKENGRFASKPAANQGNESDSRQQATTMNLLPNLENSAEISKQDVKANDFFANIPSLAASNVMNEAISGQGTSQMTIFYAGKVFVFSDFPAEKAKEIMALATKAASSNVIPDLNMASTFRNNNNDATPLQFPSASLQRFFDKRKERAAARAPYQVKNPSSMAAAPAKPEDQGKYPGLELEGQSSKQLDLNL